Genomic segment of Xiphias gladius isolate SHS-SW01 ecotype Sanya breed wild chromosome 16, ASM1685928v1, whole genome shotgun sequence:
ATTACGCAATGCAGTTCGACGGTAGCGCAAACTGCAGCCGTGAAAGATGACAGAATGTAGGGGCCTCAAGAATTTCTGGGTCTGTCCTCTgttctcttccctctctgccttCATCAGTGTCTAacgccctcctcctcctcctccaggacGAGTCTCTTCAGCGGCTGCAGAAGGAGTCGGAGATCCTGCAGAAGACCTACGCCCACTACTTCGACCAGACCATCATCAACAACGAGATTGATGAGACCATCAGGCACCTGGAGGAGGCCATAGATCTGGTGTGCACCACCAGCCAGTGGGTTCCTGTGTCGTGGGTCTACTGacctgcacctcctcctcctcttcctcctcctcctcctcctcctcccctcactctctctgctcctccatctCCCCTCCCAGCAGCAACACCTCGGCCAAACTCCCATCATTCCCTCttcaaaataagaataaataaagacaaaaagtgaTGGAGGACCTCTCTCCTCGCTGCACTTGATCGTAACCACCCTCGGCGTATTGTGAAAGCGACCACGGCATCAACCGAAACCCTCTCCAACGCCGCACAACCAGCCGTCGGCAGACAGTTATCGGACTCTTGCCCTTACAGACGACCTAGTCCTAGTGTTGTATAAAAAACAGAGTAAACAAACGTGAATATTGTCATGTCTGTACTAGCTAGGAGGCAACATTTTTgtagatgtttgttttaaagagaCAGTCCTGAGTCCCGTCATCCCACCTGGTCTCCACCACCACAAACCTCCCATCGCATCGTAGTCCCGTCGGGTGTCGTGAACCATCTGTAGAGTGACGGTGTCAGTGGCCATTCGGTCCAACAGCAGACTGAAGCAAAAGCACACAAACGAGCTGCAGCGTCTTCTCCTCTGTGGGTCATGTCCCTTTCCCTCATTTCTTATCCGTTCCTGTTCTTTTCTGAGCGCCGCCTTCGTCCTCTCACCATCTGTCCCGCTGTTAGCCCTTGGTACAGATACAGTATCtcgcgcacgcgcacgcacacacacgctccttTTTACCTACCAGGTACTGTCTCTTCTAAATAAATCCGTAAATGTTTTAGAGATTTGAATGAGGTTATCATGCATGTGGACATTTGCAAGCTTCCatgctgtcagtcagtcagtgttccCCGTGTCCCTCTGTAAACCTccgagaaagaaaagaagacaaaaatatatacttaaaaaaaaacaaaaacattccagCTGTTTGGAAAACTGAACTCGGCGAAGGGAGGCAAGAAGCGGGcaagaaaaaaaccaacagcGACGGAGCCGGATGTTGACTTGACACCTATGCACATCCCTTGCATTTTGGGTGACATTTCTAAACCACaaatttctattaaaaaaaaaaaaaaaaaaatcaatcatgtAGTGAGATGtgtttgtaaaaaagaaaatcaaataaaagtcttgatttttctctttttgatttgtcacacaaatttaaaaaaaaaggaagatttccCTTATTCCTCCTTTGCCATTTGAGAAACGTGATGTCCAAGAGTATTAGTGTTTCAATCAGCTTTAAAAATCAATGAGAgatgaaatgctgattttcaTTCTGAAGCTGTAACCGTCTGCAAACAAAGTGTGCACTTCATATTCTGCAAAGGTGACGACTTTGCGAGGGAAGAGGAGGCAGTGTGTGCATCTGAATAACCATGTATGTGAATATGACAGACTGACATACAACTGCCCCTTGTGTAAATGACTCTGCAGTGATAATGAAGTTCTTCAGTAtgaacaattttttaaatatatttcctCTTATGTGTTGGAAAAATGAACCTTGGAGTggctcctctgtgtttttgtttctctttgttcttttttggtttgttttgcttttccacTGCACGGAAGCACGACATGCGAGGTATCTGTTTCTGAACATCCGGACTGAGCAGGGGCGGGAATCGCAAAGCAAGTCCGACTTAGTGCGACGCTGGTGGAAGAGCCACTCAGATCTTTTCCCTGAGCAAAATTACCAaggcaacaaagcaaaaacaggagtaaaagtcctgcgttcAGAGTCCTTCCGAGGAGCCGGCGGGTTGTCGGTGAAATGTACCCGGAGCGTCGACGAGCGTAGACGTACTTGTTCTGCAACTAATCGAATAATCACTCACAGACGCCTTTTTCCTGCAGAACAAGGCGTCTGTGAGTGATTATTCGATTAGTTCCATTGAAAGGGGAATAATCggaaactattttaataaacaatttattgTCTTCGTCTGTTTTTAACCGAAAGTGCCAAAGGTTTGTTGGTTCCggcttctccagtgtgaggatttaCCACGTTATGTTGTAGTAAAgcgaatatctttgggttttggcctgTTGGTCAAATACAGAAAGCTCTTTGAAGACATGACCTTGGGCTGCTGGAAATTATTGTTTACTCCTCACTGTTGATACcaaacaactaattgattaattaaaaattaatccATAGATtatcgataatgaaaacagtcGTTAGTTGCCGccctactgtatattttatagGACATTTCAGGTTGTTAATAtgatacattttactgttggagctgcttttaactacgtcagagacagggagagagtttagtccactggttcccagcCTGGGGGccgggcccctccagagggccACCAGGTAAATCTGAcgggtcgtcagatgattcgtgggagagaaagaataataaaacataaacttcaaaataaaaatgtataattattttttagacttttctctaatcttttcttttttttctcaagttatttaaatgaaaccatctgatgAGTTGACAGGAAGAAACTTCTACCAGCTCAGAAACATCTGGAAGGTGACAAGGAGACACAGACTGGTTTAAGGGGTCACAGGccaaaaaggttgagaaccactggtttcatttttttacgAAGCTTTTTTACaattatgctttttttaaatttaaaatctaaatctgtAAAGTAGCTAATAACTGTCAGATCaaatgtagaggagtaaaaagtacaattgtctcctctgaagtctggtcaAGTAGAATAAGAAAGTAgcttaaaatagaaatattgtGGAAGTACCTctaaattgtacttaagtacagtagctgagtaaatgtactcggTCACTTTCCACCACGGGATTCTGGGTAATGCGCGTCATAAAACCGGTTACCACTGTCAACTCACCTTCATGTGAAACGGGCAGCTTTTAATTACAACCCAGTCACGTGCAAAAACACTAGAATCATGAGCAGAGGACTCGTATTATTAGGATGCTATCTGTGGGGGAATATCGTTACTGCCGCGGCCACAGGTGACGTTTAGTGGGGTCGGCTCTAATCGTGTTCTCCGTTCATTCAAGAAGTCACGAGTTTCCTTAGTGGCATTGTCTCGTCATAAACAAGCTTTGATGAACTAGCAGTGGTAGAAAGTAGCAGAATTAGCACTGCAACCTTTACTATGATCATTGATATCGATCAGTATAAATGTAGTCGTCTAGCTTCAGGTTTGGTCtgtaagatgtcagaaaataccTCAAGTTTAATAtcagagaagacaaagacaaacagctgacactgacatttttcagagcTGGAACctcaaaaaatgactgaaaacgaTGGTTCAGTCAAAACTTGCCGGTTAATTTCCTGtctatcaattaatcaactaactgtTTCACTATTCACACCGACTCAAGTTCTGCTCTTACTCGGGTATTTCCATTTTCCGCTGCTCGATATTTGTACTCAACTGCGTCCCAGAGGGAAaacattgtgctttttactcGACTGCTTCTTCAGATTCATCTTTCACATACAGAATATGTgatcagtttatttatttatttatttttaatattaggTATTGTTATGGATGGAAATACCCAACAGTTTAAAgaattagctaaaaaaaaaaaaatccccaccACCTGGACCGACTGCATCATTAAAGTACTGCTTACGTCTTAATGACCCGATGACACAATAACATACACCTGATCCCGGCCTCTCTGTATAATCAGCACTCCTGCTTGTGTAGTTTAtcaggtggtgatgatgatgtgaagaggatgaaggcgactccgctgacaccgtctcgattgcatataaaggtttattacaaagaagcaCAGCGTCAgatcaagcatctgcagatctgctcgtgagagggttGTGAAGCCAGTGAACCGCTCTGGAAAgcagccttgaccaccgactcttaaatgaggcagttgttttcctgaaaaacgtcaCTAACCTCTGGCTTTACgtccaaagcatttcctcctaTTCAAACTGCAAGGCCTCCTCcgaggacctttgacctagggcctctatgtaaacacataAATTCAGCCCTACATAtgtgaccatacacctcacttGTAACGGAGAACGTTTATCGTGTGGCGTTGCTACTTTTAAGGATACTTCTCTCAAAACTGCGAATGAGCGAAGAAGCAAGGTGAGGCTTTTTCTGACGCCCACgccaagaggaaaaacacaggaaaaaaaagaaacaaaggcctggagaagagaaagggaggccGGGCTTAGTTTATACAACAGTCTGTGGCTTTTCTTACAATTATCACCTCTCACCGAGTGAGTCTAGATTCATACTCGCAACGTTGCCTCGTGGTCTCCTGACCTGTGGCGATGGAGTAAGAGTGTCGACGTTTTCACGCTGGGGATCTGTAGATACGCACATTACACATTACGTATCATATCCCAGAACAGGAGGTTTCGAAGCATGAAGCGGGCTAGAGCCGGAGGTGTAATGGGGGGGGAGGGCGCACACCTTGTGGACCACAGACAACCATGCTACAGTCGTTCGTGTGAAGTAATCTGCGAGCGGGAGACCCGGTTACACCTGCGCCAGGCAGCCTGGGGCAGAAGCGCTGCCTGAAGGACGAGCTTGAGGGAACACACGGCTCGTCGTGCTCAGCGCCACAGCTCACGCAACTAAAGCTACGAAGAGAACGAGTATAAATGGAGCTGGAGGGAGAAGCGTGTCCAGAAGGAGACGACGAGACGAAGGCCTGCACTGAGGCACCGCGGGAGGAGCGCGTCCCCGGTCAGCGCCGGAGGAGTGCACCCACCTACCAGGACACCGGGACACCGCCACAACCCTGACGAGTAGTCGATCGATCAGCGAGCCGCTTGCAGAACACTCACTGgcaaaattcaattcaaagtgTCCGGTTCCATCGACGTCCACCCTGGGACACAGTGAACGTCCCTCGGGCGAAGGCGCGCTCGGCTGACCCCTCCCTCAAGCAGGCATCTGTGATTGTGGTTTCAATCAATCCAAGCGAGTGGTGAGACTGAACTGCAGCCTGAACGCCgtgttttactgtgatactCTAATCCCGCAGCACTTGTGAAAAAAGCGGCACCACTGACCGGGGAAAGGTTTTATCGCGCTCGATGAAAAGCGAAATGGCCCCACCTCACCTCGGAAGGGAAATGGATAGCGAGTCTAAGAACTGAGGTACTGCAAGAGAAAGGTAGACTGAATACTCAAAAAGGTGCTTCCCTACTGTTTCTTACAGCGGCTTCAGAAAGTTTCCGGACCCCTTCACTTTATCATGTTGtggatttaattttaaatgggtAAAGTTGCCATTTCTGCCcttcagtctacactcaatcaTTCATAGTGACAAAGTgacaacatgtttttagaaatttttgcaagtttattaaaaatctaaaactgaaatctctcatttacaaaagtattcaagCCCTTAATTCAGAACCTTGTAGAATCCCCTCTGACAGCAATTAGAGGTTCAAGTCTTCTTGGTTGAATCTCTACAAGTTTTACagacctggatttgggcagtttatccagTTCTTCACAGTAGATCCTCTCAGGTTGGATGGGAGGCacctgtgaactgccatcttcaggtctctccaaggatgttctgtggggtttaagtctgggctttggctgggccactcaaggacagacacttgtcctgaagccactccagcgttgtcttggcatggctttgggtcattgtcgtgctgaaaggtAAACCAAAACCCAGGTCTCAGGTCGTGTggactctggagcaggttttcttctctgtgtttgtgtgcatgcatcctTCCCTCGTTTCTGGccagtccccccccccacacacacagcaggatgCTACCACCACCATGCTCCATCGTAGGGATGGTGTTAGCCAGGTGACGAGCAGCGCCTGGTGTTCACCACACACATTGTTTGTTTCATGGGATTCATTTTCCGGTGGATCCTCCACGGTGCTTTTGAGAAAAAGAGTCCCtaaaaggggtctgaaaagtcggtaaatctagcgacaaaggtgctaagttggcagcACTGCCCGCAAACGCCCCTTCATAACGTAACAGAATCagtttgcgccaattcatttttaaagagcaacggccaatggggaaactccacTACTCGGCCGCCCACCAATGGCGTAACatcatcactcactcagtcacggaCGTTCGGGGATGTGGTGCTGGACTGAAAGTAGCACAATCAGAGCCTAGTTACCTCTAACAAGGACGTCATGTTTTCGCTCGTGTCTGTTTATTTgccagcaggattacgcaaaaagtactgaaccgatttgcaccgaacttggtgggGGGACGGGGTGCGgtccagggaagaacccattacattttggggcagatccggatcatttactatgaatttgactttttttctctgaagacTGGTGTATGCTGTTTGAAATTGGCCTTTGCAGGAGTGTGTCCTTCTCGTTAAAATAAGAGTTTAAATATCAGAGTAATTAGACTTCTTTCTACAAAGTCTCTAAGATATCGTTACATGAAGTCTTCGCTTACATGAGCAGATTTGAACTTCTGCTAGAAAGAGGAAGTGTATTGTTATCATTGATTCACTGAGTTAGGCCGTGGGCCACAGCTTGAGCCCCGTTTTTTTAGActgtatttgtttcattttggaaaatgtagtATGCATAATTCGCTGTTAGCAGTCCCTGTGTGTATGTACCTTTAGATGTACTGACAGCTATCACTTAAAACTCATGCTAATGAAAATTTAGAaacgtgatgattctcaggcaaatTCTGCAGCCACACGGAGTATATGGACGTTTATTGGTGATGGACATCGGATCTAATGATAATCCTCAGGAAGTGTAAATcccactgaatctaaaaatatgtacatcatgtctgtgtgttcagatctgactgagTTGTGCAATAAAGGTTTTAAAGTTGCCTACCGGTGTGTcgcagccactgctgctgcaactgTATATCATGTTAATAAAAAGCCAAACTACTATAAttaacttcctgtttttttcgGGACACCTGCATGCACCTGTCCCTCTCACCTGACGCAGTGTCTTTGCCTCACTCTcccttaaaataaaacacagtgagTTCACCACGGTACCTCCTCTCTAACACCTCTGTCCTTTTCGACTTTGGCCCACATACATTAGAGACTCCATGAACCTGCTTTATTACATCTCTGCACTGGTCCAGGTTAAGAACGGCTGTGTGAGAACGACGGTAAATGAGAGGGATGAGATGCAGCGTCCAGCCTCCACAGTTGTTTTAATCCCGGCCTAATCCCACATTAGATGGCCAGCGGGCCAGTGTGCAGATTAACTGGTGCTCACCGCTGGAACAGGGTCCACGCCTCTGCCGAGGCTCAAAGGAGTCACAGACGAGTCAAAAGTTCAacagccattttgtttttttttaattaaaaaaatatatggtgACAGAGCATTATGACTAATGACACGACGGAACTGGATCACTGGCTGTCAACTCAAACTACTTACATCCACCAGGGTAAAAAGAAAGCAGTGGCTGGTGTTAAAAGGGATTTTCTTTTGTACTCTTTGGGCTACACATCAGTGGACATATATAAACTCTGAAGGACGCAGAATATGCTGCAAATCAACACAGTTCATTTATTTGCAAGGCAACGTCACTGAGAGCCTTTCTGACATGCTTTGACACTATTCCCTCCCCCATCCACAGCCTGACACATGGCAATCGCACCCACTGCACCCCCCTGCATAGGGAGCGATCGTGTCCGTATGGGGAAAACAGTCCGTTCCATCCAGCCGTAGGAGGCAAAAGCAACGAGAAAAAGTCCCTCCAGGACGTGGCAGCATGCACAAGCAGCCACGACACTGAGTTTCATGCAATAAGAAGATTAATGCTTTATGGAAAAGCTGCAGAACCTACATTTAGAGCTGAGTGAATAGGAACGCGCAGAGAGGACATCTGTTTAGGAGATAACTATAGGACCTCTGATCTCCTTTGactttacacatacagtagatgtgaatgaaaagacaaataaaacactcGTAACAGACTGTAATGCTATGAATATTacataatattaattaaaattgaGCATTATGCAACAAAAGGTGGAAGTTCACATATACATTTTCACCACGTCGCCACAGTAATCCACAGTTTGGAATCAACACCCGCCGCTGGAGCCGTGGAAGTGAATCCTAGGACCGAGCAGCTTTGGCAGAGCAGTTTATGAACCAGGAGGAAAGATATGTATCAGACACGTAGCTATGATTTCAAACCTTACGTAAGCAGTTCATCTATAAATATCATAGATTATTGTATATAAACTGCCCATGTGAACATCTACGCTGTGAGCCTTTCATGTGAAGAGAGCTGAACATATCCAGTTTACTGCACATTTcaactggatgaaaaaaatccccaaatcctgTTTTCGGCAGGGCAGAATCACACCTGTAACCAACCGTGCAAGGACGAGTATTCCTCCGAACCGGCTTCcataaaaggaaaacatcttTTATCCCTTCAGCAATTTGAAAAGCTACTCCCTGTTCCCCCGGTTCCACGCTTCTCATGTGCAATAAAGACAGACGTTCAAATCTGACAGGCCGATGGAACCAAAGACGAGCCACACCACAATGAAGCGGAGAAGTGATTGGCTTGCCTGGGCCCACTGCCCTCCGACCCCTGCAGAGAGCTGCCCCTCCTCGAGCTCCAGCAGGGTCCCGTTGCGGAGGCTCTCGGTGCTGTTCCCCATCTCCTCTCTGAGCTCCTGCTGGAGCAGCTTGGAGATGAGGCTGTTGAAGCGGTTCTCCGTGGTGGAGGCGATCTCTGAGGAGGCCGTGGTCAGGTTCAGCTCCCCAGGGTCCACGCACGTCCCGTTCACCTTGGCAAAGACCACCTCGCTCAGGTCCAGTCCCGCCACAGAGGAAGGTGAGGCACAGGGGACGTCCCGCACCAGCTTGTAGCTTTCCATCCACTCCTTCAGCCACTCGAGGGAGCAGTCGCACTCCCAGGGGTTTCTGAAGAGGTAGAGGCGGCCCAGGAAGTAGATGGGCTGGAAGACAGGGAAGGGAAGGGTGGTGAGGTTGTTGCTGTTCAGGTGCAGCGTGATCAGGCTGGTCAGGTTCTCAAAAGTGCCTTCCTCAATGTATAGCAGCTGGTTCCTGTCCAGGTACAGGATCTCCAGCTCCACCAGGTCACCGAACCAGGTCTTGGACACGTTGGTCAACTGGTTCCCCCCAAGGTTGAGCATCTTGAGGCAGCTGAGGCCCTTGAAGGCGAGCCGGGGCAGATTAGACAGTAGGTTGTCATTGAGGTAGAAATTCTCCAGCCGCACAAGGTCCTGGAAGGCCTGGTCGTGGATCACGTTGATCCGGTTCTCCTGGAGATTCAGGTACCTGAGAtaagaagaagacagaggagtttaaaaaaaggttagTTTTCACAAGAAGTCCTTTTTAGAACAACTCAATCGGGGAGATTTAGGTGTCTGCAAACCTGCAGATAAATGTGACTGCTACGGCCAAAACGAAGGCAAAAGTGAAATCACAAACATTGAGGAAACGCTTTCCAAACTAGAGCTGTAACGtttagtcgattgacagaaaaataatatgcCGTGTTTGTGATAATCGATTCGTTGTTTCAGTCAATTttccaaacattctctggtttgattttggaaaaagtaatttgcagattaatcaataataaaaataatagttagttgcagcccctcTCCAACATTGAAGCACAAAAACCAGAAATGTGCAAATGGAGAATGATCATGGAGGAAGAGAATGACGGAGCTGCAGCAAAGACACTGAAGCTTTCCCATCCAGACACATTGGCAGGCGGCGAAAACGTGACCGAGTGCTGAGAACGAGATGCGCAACAGCATCAGTATCTTAAAGGACTGGACTGGTCTTGATTAGATATTTGATTAGGCACTCTAGGTTTTTTTATGGTCAACAAATcccaagaaaaaacaagacttcaaaatgttttactttatccctcagtactttctgactcATAATCCAGTGTTTGGCCTTAAGATCATTTGTTCcttcataaaacataaatattttttaaaaaatctttaaaaatatttcctctcATTTCTAAAACAGACTCTgatttcctgaaacagctggCCACtatagtttttagcaaatgttactcagaCATTGGATATATAAATAGAGCATTTGCTCGGGACTAATACACAGTTTCTGTGATAGTGATAGTGAATCTGTGATAGTGCTGTGTAGAATGGGAGGGGGGCTTTGTTTGCCCTGGGTTGCACCTCTCAGGCTGCGTACAGGCTACTGCCCGACCCTCTGACAGGCGGCAGTATCACCTGCAGCCTGAGAGGAAGACTGCAGGCGCTCAGGGCTGAGGAAACACGGAAAACTCCTCCGCACCTTTTCAAAAATTAGcaaaaacaatatgtttttaCTCTCAACACTATCCTAAAACTACATCCGATATTATACATGAGACAGTTCCCTTTCTAGTGaagataaacataaaacatttatctACCACCAAGTACGGGGcctgtcaacaaaaacaaaatacagtatgatttTAAGTTAGGTTAGTGTATTAATAATACACAATTAACAcagcatttctatttttttaaactaccatTAATTTGTAAACCACGACAAGACAGATTTCAAAATTCATAGATTGATATACATCTGGAAAATGTTGGACTTAGCATTCATCATCCCCACATGCTTCTGACATCGTCTGTGTAGAAACAGAGCGGGATTCTTACTTCAAGAACCCCGAACGCccaaaatcagaatcagaatcggTTTGTTTTTATGCAGTTTGCAGTCTTGCCGTTTGCTCCACAAATGCGACGCAGAGGAATGGGAATGAAATTGGAGCAAAAGTAAGGGAATAGTAAACAATGAAAtagaacaaaaatgtaaatttaagtCTATTTCCAGACAGTGAAATTCGTTGTGACATGGGATAtaaagatttgaaatgaaatgtggaCTGTGCTATGAAGAAAGAAGTGAGGTGCATAAAATACACGAAAGCGACGAGAGCAAAAATCCGATTTGACGCGCGCAACCGCAGCGGAAGCGGAAAGCGGCGCACAGTGTAAAGTCCAGCTGGA
This window contains:
- the nyx gene encoding nyctalopin, coding for MTVITFTVSVLCLLPQAVLARWACVRACPASCSCTQEKSCSVLCDRSGLAELPREFPCEASAINLDKNRLRFLSERAFGTLPSLRSLSLDHNNISFITPGAFKGLSNLVELRMAHNDYISYLHTRAFTGLKRLVRLDLSDCNLFNIPDRIFIEQTALKELLCFQNNFRRIPGAIRGMENLTHIYLERNKIEAVAYNSLLGLGSLKYLNLQENRINVIHDQAFQDLVRLENFYLNDNLLSNLPRLAFKGLSCLKMLNLGGNQLTNVSKTWFGDLVELEILYLDRNQLLYIEEGTFENLTSLITLHLNSNNLTTLPFPVFQPIYFLGRLYLFRNPWECDCSLEWLKEWMESYKLVRDVPCASPSSVAGLDLSEVVFAKVNGTCVDPGELNLTTASSEIASTTENRFNSLISKLLQQELREEMGNSTESLRNGTLLELEEGQLSAGVGGQWAQASQSLLRFIVVWLVFGSIGLSDLNVCLYCT